The sequence ACAACCAAACACGCGTACACTTGATCCAATGACTTGCTAAACCTATTAAATACTATAAAAGAGATTACACGGAAAATTACAGACCCAGCTCACCCTGCCTGATATCATACAAGTTGCACTACGAAGCTCCTTGGTTTAGCCCCTCCTTATATTTGCCCGCAGTTCCACCTTTCTCCATACAGACGCGAGAGGAAAGTACATCTTTGGTTTAACTTTACagttcatcaccaccaccacgtCCCCTCTTCCTTTCCACACATCTAGAAACCAGTCTTGTTTTCCTGTACGTATATATTCTTGTTCACTAAGACCCCATAGTGAGCCAAGGAATACTACCCTTACTGTGTTCATCTGCAGGGAGCAAGGCTTGAAGGTTCCTTGAAAAAGTTGCATACCTGCGTTTTTATGAGTATGGCCTTCTGGGTGCATCTTCCAAGACTGGTTGCTCATAAATTGCAGGATACAACATGgtaaaaatacattaaaatgtTAATTATTACTATGATTACAATTCTTAGACACTAAGAATGTGCTAGCTTAGCTAGGATGACCATGTCTAATATCTTCACATCAAGTGTGTCATCAACTTTAACAATGCCATCCGTCCCATCGATACCAATCAGTTTACCAGTTGACCCACGTTGGGCACCACTCATGATTTTGATCTTATCTGACTTCCTTGGGACCACCATCTCCAATTCGTGTGGAAGAGCTGTGGTGATCTCTCCGTTTCCACCTGATCCAAGTGATACTTTGCAAGAACCATCCTGATAACCACcacaatgagaagaagaagaaaaaagttctTTAGAGGCCGTCTAAAGTGTAATGTGTAAACTAGAGATATTCCATAAGCCAAATGGTTAAACGAACAATCGACAGAAATTCCTTTACAAAGGGACACATTAAGAATATAATCAACTGTAGCATTGTATTGTGACATTATCCAATGCTGAATCACTTCCAGGCTAGGCAATATAAAAGCCTGGGGGTGTTAAGAAATAGACTTACCGGAAGCACGTCTCTTACAACACCTATTATGGAGTCTTCTCCAGATTTCCGTACATTGACCAAAATGTCGGGCATATACCATGGCCCATCAGCATCTCCACCTGCCAGAACAGTTTAAAATAAGAACCAAGTACTGAGACGCTTAGAAACTGCAGAAGCACATATATCTAAAGAacgaaatgaaaaaaataaagaaacaagtATGATTAAGCTTCCAAGTGATGACTTCATGTCGTGAAGCTAACagttatttgtgtattttttgtTCAGTTCTGATAGTGCGGGCCCTTGGCTTTCCTGAGGAAACTGAAGCGGAATTTAAAGACTTCAGAACCAACTTCCAAACTTTCATGACTGACAGATGGCAACACAATCGAATCAAATGAATGTGTCCTAATCGAAACTAAGCAAATCTTTACACATATTAAAGCATCAGCATCTAACGTCGCCAAATTGGACGAACTAAAACGTTGTCATGACATGATGCACCAGCATACGTCTACTTCTTTTCCTGTTTACTAGTTTCCTAAGTTCTAATCTATTCTAACTTCTAAGGACATACAGAGTCTGCCCCAAGGTAGACCGTTTATTTTGCTTAAGAAATAATCGAAAGATTAACAAGAAGTTAGTTTTGCGTTGGAACTCCAGATCTAGGTTCTATAGTTCCATTCTAGTATTCTGTACTCCTAGTTTCTGTTTTGTACTAGGCTTATTTCTTTAGTACTTCCTTGTTCTGTTTTTTTGTACTAGACTTACTTCTATAGTACTTCCTTAATATTGCAGTATGACATCTAATAGGAACTGGCGCAGTCTTACCAATAGCAGGAGACATAAGATCAAGACCACCACCTCCAGGCGTCATTGGCTGCCCACCAGGAGTGCCGGGCAAGTATGATGCCGAACCCGGTGTCATTGGTTGACCAGGAGTTGACGGCAAATAGGGACTTGGTGCATTCGCTGAAAAGTAGAATTTCAAAAGGGGAAAAAAAGGACATCAGTAATACTGGGTCACAGAATTTAATAACAGTAATATCATTGTTAAGAGACTGAAGATTTCTGATGAACTACCGTATGCTGGACTGTTATCTCTTGGTGTTCCAGCTTCACTGTAGCTACCACTGGTTGTGTTTGCCCAGCCTGTACCTGGGGTTGGTGCTTCATAAGATCGTGCAGGAGGAGTTCCAGGCTGAGAGAATATAGTGTAGAGTAGGGGTCAAGGTTCCAAAATCTATGATAATATTAACAAAGCAGCGACCAGCGAGCAAACAAAGATGCAGGATAGGCCATTTTTTTACCTGATATTGCGGGCTAGCTCCCCATGAGCCAGGATTGCCATCTTCCCAGCTATCCCTGAGTTGATTTTGCCACAATTCAAAGTCATAGCTTATTAAGAACCAAGATAAAGCAGAAAACAGAACAAACTAAACAAGCCGACAGTCTGCCAATATATTAGATTAGAGTTTCTTGAAATAAAACCAATCAAGTCTAAAGCAAGTCATCAATCTAACGATAACAACTgtcataaagataaagataaaacaCCAAACAAAACCCTTCGAAGTAAATACGTGTCAAAAGATAAAGATCGGCCATCGGCCACATAAAAAatgtatgtggcccgaccacatcttaGACGGAGGCCAGCAGACTCTCTAACATACTACGACATCAAcctccaaatagaaaataaaatgactatttaaggaattgttttAAAAGGGAAATTCAAATTATTAAAGATCGACTTTTCAAATTAAACCTCTACAATAACAAGGAACATTGATTCACTTGGAGATACTCTGTCCCCTGCAATTAAATCCACATGGTGGCCCTCACAGACACTAGTGAACATCACTACCCCATGGAAATATTTGTTTATTTCTAAAGCAAAAGGAACTTAATCATCTTACTCTAAGCTAGACTACTCTAACAATTAATCAATGCCTCAAAGAACATGCAGATTTGAGGACATACCTTGCTGGACTCATGGGAGCGTAAGGATTCCAAGCCCGATCCCGCATAGGTGTCCGCATACCATCGTGTATCGGAGTTGCTGAAAACATTATATGATAGTTAACTATGATATTTTAAGGCTAACTTTCTAGACTAAAAAAGAGCGTCCCCATTCAAAGGAACGTACCTCCAGTATCTCTCATAGGAGTCATATATGGATGCAGTGGAGTTCGAGAAGGATGCATTGGTGTTTCGCTTCCCATCCCATATCGAGGTGTTTCACTGGTAAAGAGATATAAATGTTCAATAAATGTACCGCTAACAGGCTTTATCAtagaaacaaaagaaataaaagagctATCATTACCGGGGTGTAGTTGTAACTGTGATATTGTCAGATATTTGGTCACGGGTAACTGCACAGACACCAAGAGTTTATACCTAAACAAGAAAACGTAGACCTCATGCAGTTCAGATTGCCATACAGATCTAAGTAAAGACTTGCCTGTAACAACCCTCATCTGAGAGTCTAATTCAATTCGAACTGACGGGCCAGTAACATCTACCACGCGCCCACGGTATCCCTTAAAGGGACCCAGGCGAATTTTGATGGTACTGCCAATTAAAGAATCATGCCCTCGTCCACCTCTATGATTATGTCTTCCTCCAGCTGTGCCGCATTACACTAACAGTCAGTAGCAGattataatgtaaaagtatatacttACGTAGAGAACAAGATTAAAGCAGGAGCGACGGAAGAAAATAAGAATCCCAGAGACTAATATAGCTATAGAAAAAAAGTAGCTATTAAACAAGCAACATACAGTCTATAGGAGGTCTTCCTCCTCTAGTGTTTCTTGGAGATGGAGGAACACGAGGTGCAGCTCTGAGAGGATATCTTGAGAGAGGACCACCCTACAGAAGTAGTATCAAACACCATAAGTGGATGAGAACATATCCAACTATGAAAGACAGAACAGTTGCACCGAAAAGGAAAACACACAGCATATTACTTGGAGACTCTAGAGAAACTTAAAGAGTGAGCAAATAATAAGCAAGTGGAGCTTACATTTCTATCGCCATTCACACGTGAGCCACCAACGACCATGCAAGCTTGTGACTTTGCACAAATATAACCAGCATGCTCCAGGTGATGCCGGTCATTTATGAACAACATTCCTCTATATATGTGTTCAACAGGACCTTGCTTACCCTGATATGACAGATATACCAAGTGGAAAGATGAGAATTGCGCAACAAGTTAGTATACAAGATCAAAGGCTCTTCGAATGTTAGACACAAGGAACTCACTTTGCAAGGTCCCTCCAGAATCCTCACAACATCTTTCACATTGATAGTGTTTTTGGACCGATCTTGTGCAACAATGTTCCTCTTATCAATCTTGCTTTTTATCTCCCTCAATTTTACAAGTGCAACTTCAGGTCTATCTGGAACTCCCTTCAGTACCTGCGGAAGAAACAGTATACACATTTATCAATAACTTAATAAAACACAAACCATCTTGGGAGTCAGAAACTCATCATTACCTGGAATGCTTCACTCTCTACACGTATGATTACCCCGAAGTTTGTGTCACTGCATCAAATTTAgataaatatatcagaaaaaaaatgaACCAGGACATGATTCCAACTAGAGAATTTCACAATTTCATGATCCACAATTTCATTATCGAGAACTTACTCAAGTAACACAAGATCATGCAACTCGTAATCACCAATTCTAGTTACACCAGAAGTTACTTCAGAACTCTCGACGACATAGTCTGCAAATACTCGAATCTGAACACATTTGGTAGGCAAGTTAATAATGCATAGGTGTTACCAGTAAGGAACTACGCCAAGTACTAAATTTTTGCAACAACGTATAACACTTACATCCTCCTTGGTTGTATCAGATACAAGGATCAGTATGGGACCTTCAACCTTGACTACCATACCAGTAGCACCTTCCTGGGCCCCTTGAACAATCTTCACATGATCGCCAGGTTTAAAGTATTTGCAAAGCTCCTTCTGATTCACCGCAAGGGTTTTCTGCGAAACATGAAACAGTGTAAATGCTAATTACCTTTCATTGTTTGAAAAGATTCTGACAAGATGCATCACAAATGGTAAAAGAATGTACtcagaaataataataatacaataaaGCACTAACAGGTAAGTCCTTCATTTTCGGTCTGATGTGCACATTATCTTCCTCTACTTTCTCAACCCACCCCATCAAATTTTTGAGATCCCCTTTAATAACAATAACAGCGTCACCCTTCATAAAGTGGCCCTTCTTCCTGTCACGGAATAAATTGGCTAGACTAGCTACATCACCATCTCCATCTCCAGGCTTACGGAATTTCTCAAGCTCATCAAAAGTCGGGCGTATGTTCTGGGAGTAAATGGATTTCAATGATactgttttatataggaaaccttCCTTAAACATCATTCCTTCAATTTTCCAAAAGTAATCATTAGTATCTGGATCCCTCCTACGTTCAACGAGAATACCCATTTCTCTACACATAATGCAGAAAACAATTATGAGCTCTATGAAATAAGCAAAATAAACTGTTAACACGTTCAAAGGTAAAGTCGTAAAGAATTACTTTGCTTCCTCTATGTTCATGAAACGTGGAGGGGGATTAAATCCCTTTTTCTTCACAACTTCCCTGCCTTCCTAAAATCATAGAAGAAATTGATACCATCACAATGTCATTACAGATAAAGATAAAAAAGGAGTCATCTTATCTTATCTTTTCTATTTTCAAAGCGATGTTATAAGCATTAGGCAGACTTACCGACTTATTAGCAACTGCCTGTAAATCAATCCTTGGGATTAGCTTAACTGTTACCCGCTGACGCACATTGTCCACGTTCACAACCTAAAAAGAAAACGATAAGAATTGCAGAAAGACAAGGCAACAGCATCATATAAATGGCAGAGGAAAAAATTACTCCTACCTTTGCAAGATCATTTTTATATGTCCCTATCTTCATCCGTACCCACGTATCCTCAGCCAGATCAATGGCTTTGCTTTCAACTGAAAGAACGTCTGTCATTTCTTTTATTGGAACAAGCATGACTTTCATAGCATATATATTTCGAAGACCCTTGCAAGCCTGACAAAGAAATAATCAGTACTGGTCGACGAGGAAAGAAAAATAATGACCTACACAAATATAAATCATCATCTACCTCTCTCACATGGGCCTCCTTGTCAGCTTCAATGTATATATAGTTCTTAAGATGATCAAGAGCAACAGCAGATCTTATCTGCATCTCAGAACCTCTATCAATACACTTCTGCATAAGGCAAACAGCTGCCTCTCTCTCATGTCCAATCTAGTTCAAGTGCATAAACTATTATAAGTAAAATATCAACTAGAAGATAAAGCAATAATGACAAAAGTAACAGTGGATCTTACCGCACATTTCACCATCCACAACTTTGGGTCCTTAACTGATGGCAAAAGAGATTGTTGTTCAACATCAGtggtttcttcatcatattctgCATGGTTAGACTTAGCATACCGTTGCTGAATTCTTCTCTCGAGAGCTTCAATCTCTTCTGCGTCATCCTCACGGGATAACAGAGGACGTGGTATTCTTctaccaccaccttcttcgtGCAATTCAGCATCAGTGTGGTCTATAAAGTCTGCATTCAGAGTTCCAGAGCAAATTAATAATGTAATAAGGAAAAAATACTTTACAGGAAGGCATTATATGTTTAAGTAGTGTGTACCTGAGTTGTTTCACATGAACACTATCTAAATGAGGTGCAGATGACCAAGTAAAAAAGAATATACTGGGACTGGTTCATTTCTTTCAGTTcgaaaaaacaaaataaactgCAAATGATAACGAGACTCGAAGAGAACAGAAGAAAAAAGGACCCCTTTATACATGTAACCCTTTTTTCCTTGGATTAAGCAATCCATGAAGTACTATTGTAAGTTGTGTCTAGCATCCAATGTGAGCGGGCCAAAATGTAAGCAAGTAGTGACGAACAGAAAGCAATCAAACCTCAGAAATGCTTGTTATTTTCAAATCAAGTTGGAAgcagaagagagagagagagctgtCGTTTAAGAGGAGTAAGACGGGAAACCTTGCAAATTGGAATAGGATGAACCATTTGGGTGGGTCCTCCAAGGAGATATATGGCCGAACAGACAAGTCAATCACAAGCATGCAAGTAAGAAATTTGAGATGAGAGGACTAAGCATGAAAGGTATATTCTTCATAGTTCAAGAGTTCGCGAGAATTTAGACATGAGTCTCCTGCTTTAACAACTACAATAGATTACGGTGGCATG comes from Papaver somniferum cultivar HN1 chromosome 7, ASM357369v1, whole genome shotgun sequence and encodes:
- the LOC113299609 gene encoding putative transcription elongation factor SPT5 homolog 1, producing the protein MPRRRDDDDFDGEEDDDYEEEEEDLDDDEDVRGSRGGGKKRRRSDFIDDIAEEDEEEEEEDDYDDEDYGGGGGGSSKKQKKKSSGGSQFFELEAYEDDSGNEDEEEEGEDDFIDHTDAELHEEGGGRRIPRPLLSREDDAEEIEALERRIQQRYAKSNHAEYDEETTDVEQQSLLPSVKDPKLWMVKCAIGHEREAAVCLMQKCIDRGSEMQIRSAVALDHLKNYIYIEADKEAHVREACKGLRNIYAMKVMLVPIKEMTDVLSVESKAIDLAEDTWVRMKIGTYKNDLAKVVNVDNVRQRVTVKLIPRIDLQAVANKSEGREVVKKKGFNPPPRFMNIEEAKEMGILVERRRDPDTNDYFWKIEGMMFKEGFLYKTVSLKSIYSQNIRPTFDELEKFRKPGDGDGDVASLANLFRDRKKGHFMKGDAVIVIKGDLKNLMGWVEKVEEDNVHIRPKMKDLPKTLAVNQKELCKYFKPGDHVKIVQGAQEGATGMVVKVEGPILILVSDTTKEDIRVFADYVVESSEVTSGVTRIGDYELHDLVLLDDTNFGVIIRVESEAFQVLKGVPDRPEVALVKLREIKSKIDKRNIVAQDRSKNTINVKDVVRILEGPCKGKQGPVEHIYRGMLFINDRHHLEHAGYICAKSQACMVVGGSRVNGDRNGGPLSRYPLRAAPRVPPSPRNTRGGRPPIDSGGRHNHRGGRGHDSLIGSTIKIRLGPFKGYRGRVVDVTGPSVRIELDSQMRVVTVTRDQISDNITVTTTPRETPRYGMGSETPMHPSRTPLHPYMTPMRDTGATPIHDGMRTPMRDRAWNPYAPMSPARDSWEDGNPGSWGASPQYQPGTPPARSYEAPTPGTGWANTTSGSYSEAGTPRDNSPAYANAPSPYLPSTPGQPMTPGSASYLPGTPGGQPMTPGGGGLDLMSPAIGGDADGPWYMPDILVNVRKSGEDSIIGVVRDVLPDGSCKVSLGSGGNGEITTALPHELEMVVPRKSDKIKIMSGAQRGSTGKLIGIDGTDGIVKVDDTLDVKILDMVILAKLAHS